A part of Haloarchaeobius sp. HME9146 genomic DNA contains:
- a CDS encoding MoaD/ThiS family protein, producing MVSTGHRLEESAPSTATTTVDVKCTGHVREAVGQPRMEYTFEGDTLREFLDAFLAEYDVADLLIAESETESTHRGWVPRAEDLPGTWRKNPEGEQSRRYARICVNGRFNEHLDGLDTELEVGDRVALMYPFIYCC from the coding sequence ATGGTCTCGACTGGTCATCGCCTGGAGGAATCGGCACCGAGCACCGCGACCACGACGGTCGACGTGAAGTGCACCGGCCACGTCCGCGAGGCCGTCGGCCAGCCCCGCATGGAGTACACCTTCGAGGGCGACACGCTCCGCGAGTTCCTCGACGCGTTCCTGGCCGAGTACGACGTGGCCGACCTGCTCATCGCAGAGAGCGAGACGGAGTCGACCCACCGGGGCTGGGTCCCCCGCGCCGAGGACCTCCCCGGAACCTGGCGGAAGAACCCGGAAGGCGAGCAGAGCCGGCGCTACGCAAGAATCTGTGTGAACGGCCGGTTCAACGAGCACCTCGACGGGCTCGATACGGAACTAGAAGTAGGCGACCGGGTTGCGCTGATGTACCCGTTCATCTACTGCTGCTGA
- a CDS encoding low molecular weight phosphatase family protein has translation MTTLGFVCVQNAGRSQMATAFAERERDERGLDWDIVTGGTLPADHVHEEVVDSMRELGIDLSDRTPREVSDEELESCDVVATMGCSTLSLDTDVDVRDWDLTDPDGKSPEEVAEIRDEIEGRVTALFDEVQHGGQ, from the coding sequence ATGACGACGCTCGGGTTCGTCTGCGTGCAGAACGCCGGGCGCAGCCAGATGGCGACCGCCTTCGCCGAGCGCGAACGCGACGAGCGCGGCCTCGACTGGGACATCGTCACCGGCGGGACCCTCCCGGCCGACCACGTCCACGAGGAGGTCGTCGACTCGATGCGCGAACTCGGCATCGACCTCTCGGACCGGACGCCGCGCGAGGTCTCCGACGAGGAACTCGAATCATGCGACGTGGTGGCGACGATGGGCTGTTCGACCCTGTCGCTGGACACCGACGTCGACGTCCGCGACTGGGACCTCACCGACCCCGACGGGAAGTCACCCGAGGAGGTCGCCGAGATTCGCGACGAGATAGAGGGACGCGTGACAGCCCTGTTCGACGAGGTCCAGCATGGCGGTCAGTGA
- a CDS encoding pyridoxamine 5'-phosphate oxidase family protein has product MEHVEYVYTFGMEPDEVERRLTEQGHGTLALADEGDAYAIPISYHYDAEDERILVRLAEHEGSDKMHYAETTTTATLVLYGSPESDESWSIVVRGGLTPADDLTDAEINELYQPIRVFGEDVAELEPTFWALHPDEITGRRTGDVGEE; this is encoded by the coding sequence ATGGAACACGTCGAGTACGTCTACACGTTCGGCATGGAGCCCGACGAGGTCGAGCGCCGCCTCACCGAGCAGGGCCACGGGACCCTCGCCCTTGCCGACGAGGGCGACGCCTACGCGATTCCCATCTCCTATCACTACGACGCCGAGGACGAGCGCATCCTCGTCCGGCTCGCCGAGCACGAGGGCAGCGACAAGATGCACTACGCCGAGACGACCACCACCGCGACGCTGGTGCTCTACGGCTCGCCCGAGAGCGACGAGTCCTGGAGCATCGTCGTCAGAGGGGGCCTGACGCCGGCAGACGACCTGACCGATGCCGAGATCAACGAACTGTACCAGCCGATTCGCGTCTTCGGCGAGGACGTCGCCGAACTCGAACCGACCTTCTGGGCGCTGCACCCCGACGAGATAACGGGCCGTCGGACCGGCGACGTCGGTGAGGAGTGA
- a CDS encoding helix-turn-helix transcriptional regulator, translating into MTETERLERLIADQVGECCAEDVDARVAELDELRTAAVLDRTDEHVAVFGALSNETRYRIVRLLAAADGELCVCEFDPLLDVSESAISHALSDLTSAGLVDRRKDGKWRYYRSTERAEALLDVLDDTEGER; encoded by the coding sequence ATGACCGAGACCGAGCGGCTGGAACGACTCATCGCCGACCAGGTGGGCGAGTGTTGTGCCGAGGACGTGGACGCCCGCGTCGCCGAACTGGACGAGCTTCGAACCGCAGCGGTCCTCGACCGGACCGACGAGCACGTCGCCGTGTTCGGGGCGCTCTCGAACGAGACGCGCTACCGCATCGTGCGCCTGCTGGCCGCGGCCGACGGCGAGCTCTGTGTCTGCGAGTTCGACCCGCTGCTCGACGTGAGCGAGAGCGCCATCAGCCACGCCCTCTCGGACCTCACCAGCGCCGGGCTGGTCGACCGCCGCAAGGACGGGAAGTGGCGCTACTACCGCAGTACCGAGCGAGCCGAGGCATTGCTCGACGTGCTCGACGACACGGAGGGTGAGCGATGA
- a CDS encoding ABC transporter permease: MTADREHLDDEGDHRPDDESDPRPDGGTTTAASTAAKLGGRSPSLPALDGLGHVLTLADREYRTLSRSRWPVGLAALFAVVSLAVAAASGSGAGTGRASAVVVSLAEFSVYLVPLAALAFGYAAVVGLAERGTLDMLFALPVRRSRVLLGTYLGRALGLVAALAVGFGFGGALLFRFVGVSGTGPYARFLLAAVGAGLAFLAIAVLVSTLAREKTHALGGVLLAWVWFVFAHDLLALSAVVFADPPELVVTALVLANPADCFRVLVLSGVQTTGGGVGAALASSSLSPALAALGLLAWIVLPLAGSVKAAERVYGRR; encoded by the coding sequence ATGACGGCGGACCGCGAGCATCTGGACGACGAGGGCGACCATCGCCCCGACGACGAAAGCGACCCCCGCCCCGATGGCGGCACGACGACGGCCGCCTCGACCGCGGCGAAACTCGGCGGGCGCTCCCCGTCGCTCCCCGCGCTCGATGGCCTCGGCCACGTCCTGACGCTGGCCGACCGCGAGTATCGCACCCTGTCTCGGTCGCGCTGGCCGGTCGGGCTCGCAGCCCTGTTCGCGGTGGTCTCCCTCGCGGTCGCGGCCGCCAGCGGCTCCGGTGCGGGGACCGGGAGAGCCAGTGCGGTCGTCGTCTCGCTGGCCGAGTTCTCGGTGTACCTCGTCCCGCTCGCGGCGCTGGCGTTCGGCTACGCCGCGGTCGTCGGGCTGGCCGAGCGCGGCACGCTCGACATGCTGTTCGCGCTCCCGGTCCGCCGGTCGCGGGTGCTGCTCGGGACGTACCTCGGACGGGCGCTCGGGTTGGTCGCCGCGCTCGCCGTCGGGTTCGGCTTCGGCGGCGCGCTACTGTTCCGGTTCGTCGGCGTCTCTGGAACCGGCCCCTACGCGAGGTTCCTGCTCGCGGCGGTCGGTGCGGGGCTCGCGTTCCTGGCCATCGCGGTGCTGGTCTCGACGCTGGCCCGCGAGAAGACCCATGCGCTGGGCGGCGTCCTGCTGGCGTGGGTCTGGTTCGTCTTCGCGCACGACTTGCTCGCGCTCTCGGCGGTCGTGTTCGCGGACCCGCCCGAGCTGGTCGTCACCGCACTCGTGCTGGCGAACCCGGCGGACTGCTTCCGGGTGCTCGTCCTCTCGGGCGTCCAGACGACCGGGGGCGGCGTCGGGGCCGCACTGGCGAGTTCGTCGCTCTCGCCGGCACTGGCCGCGCTCGGGCTGCTGGCGTGGATCGTGCTGCCGCTGGCCGGTTCGGTGAAAGCCGCGGAGCGGGTCTACGGGCGGAGGTAA
- a CDS encoding MFS transporter: MAPSLPASSVVRYYLYKATKAVEFYRPVMYLYFLSQGLTFTQIAALEAVYNLTTVVGEVPTGYVGDRVGRRNSLLLGTSVIAATLVGLGFAETFPAFLGLYALWSLGYTFRSGSEDAWLYDTLTVELSEDAFARVRGRGESMALLVGVVGAVVGGYLGSVDLRYPFWVAAGLTAVGIPVLLSMPEPESVEGAGGDVLSVRRALGIIRGALTRRRLRAFVLYYYVLFAAVLYLVFIFVQPIFETVTLDLGLAQAQVEQALGWYYAGISLVGAALSYNAGAIEEHVGLRTWFLVLPLGVGAALGAMWAVPVLALPVLLLVRGVADTTATLASQYVNDRIESTGRATVLSAMAMVSAVTVVPFQLGSGVLSDAVSPLFALAVAGGVLAVGSVVVWLWEAPIASA; encoded by the coding sequence ATGGCCCCGTCGCTCCCTGCATCGAGCGTGGTCCGGTACTACCTGTACAAGGCCACCAAGGCGGTCGAGTTCTACCGCCCGGTGATGTACCTCTACTTCCTCTCGCAGGGGCTGACCTTCACGCAGATCGCCGCACTCGAGGCGGTCTACAACCTCACGACCGTGGTCGGCGAGGTTCCCACTGGCTACGTCGGTGACCGGGTCGGCCGCCGGAACAGCCTCCTCCTCGGGACCAGCGTCATCGCGGCGACGCTCGTCGGCCTCGGCTTCGCCGAGACGTTCCCCGCGTTCCTCGGCCTGTACGCCCTGTGGTCGCTGGGGTACACGTTCCGGTCGGGGAGCGAGGACGCGTGGCTGTACGACACCCTGACGGTCGAACTCTCCGAGGACGCCTTCGCCCGGGTTCGCGGTCGGGGCGAGTCGATGGCACTGCTGGTCGGCGTGGTCGGTGCCGTGGTCGGGGGCTACCTCGGCAGCGTCGACCTGCGGTACCCCTTCTGGGTCGCGGCCGGCCTCACGGCGGTCGGTATCCCGGTACTCCTCTCGATGCCCGAACCCGAGTCGGTCGAGGGTGCTGGCGGTGACGTGCTGTCCGTTCGGCGCGCGCTGGGCATCATCCGCGGGGCACTCACGCGCCGACGGCTCCGGGCGTTCGTCCTGTACTACTACGTCCTGTTCGCGGCCGTGCTCTACCTCGTGTTCATCTTCGTCCAGCCCATCTTCGAGACGGTCACGCTCGACCTCGGCCTCGCGCAGGCGCAGGTCGAACAGGCGCTTGGCTGGTACTACGCCGGCATCAGCCTCGTCGGCGCGGCCCTGAGCTACAACGCCGGGGCCATCGAGGAGCACGTCGGTCTCCGGACGTGGTTCCTCGTCCTCCCGCTGGGGGTGGGTGCCGCGCTGGGAGCGATGTGGGCCGTCCCGGTTCTCGCGCTCCCCGTGCTCCTGCTGGTTCGCGGTGTCGCGGACACGACGGCGACGCTCGCCAGCCAGTACGTCAACGACCGCATCGAATCGACCGGGCGCGCGACGGTCCTCAGCGCGATGGCGATGGTGAGCGCGGTGACCGTCGTCCCCTTCCAGCTCGGCAGCGGCGTGCTCTCGGACGCCGTCTCCCCGCTGTTCGCACTGGCGGTCGCCGGCGGGGTACTGGCGGTCGGGTCGGTCGTCGTGTGGCTGTGGGAAGCGCCAATCGCGTCGGCCTGA
- the yqeC gene encoding selenium cofactor biosynthesis protein YqeC — MQLTEAVPSEGTVCVVGAGGKKSLLYTLARDLHEAVVTATVRIPIFDGHVGRVVATEDPVAALADAGDEDWPLGLVLEQEREDRYRGYDTATVAELSEAADVPVLVKADGARGKLFKAPGDLEPAIPENADAVCPVVSVQIVGQALSDLVVHRPESVVDITNMRIGGVIKTRHVAEVLTDPEGGLKNVPEDATVVPVLNMVDDDDLEATARQIAAEIHDRSDRIDRVVLTCLADEDNPVIDVI; from the coding sequence GTGCAACTGACGGAGGCGGTCCCGAGCGAGGGCACGGTCTGCGTGGTCGGCGCGGGCGGGAAGAAGTCGCTCCTCTACACCCTCGCACGCGACCTGCACGAGGCGGTCGTCACCGCCACGGTCCGAATCCCCATCTTCGACGGGCACGTCGGCCGCGTCGTGGCGACCGAGGACCCGGTGGCCGCGCTCGCCGACGCCGGCGACGAGGACTGGCCGCTCGGTCTCGTCCTCGAACAGGAACGCGAGGACCGCTACCGCGGCTACGACACGGCGACGGTCGCCGAACTCTCCGAGGCGGCCGACGTGCCGGTCCTCGTGAAGGCCGACGGTGCTCGCGGGAAGTTGTTCAAGGCACCCGGTGACCTGGAGCCGGCCATTCCCGAGAACGCGGACGCGGTCTGCCCCGTCGTGAGCGTCCAGATCGTCGGGCAGGCGCTCTCGGACCTCGTCGTCCACCGGCCCGAGTCCGTCGTCGACATCACCAACATGCGTATCGGGGGCGTCATCAAGACCCGGCACGTCGCAGAGGTGCTGACAGACCCCGAGGGCGGCCTGAAGAACGTGCCCGAGGACGCCACCGTGGTTCCCGTGTTGAACATGGTCGACGACGACGACCTCGAAGCGACCGCCCGGCAGATCGCCGCGGAGATCCACGACCGGAGCGACCGAATCGACCGCGTGGTCCTGACGTGTCTCGCGGACGAGGACAACCCTGTCATCGACGTCATCTAG
- a CDS encoding 2-phosphosulfolactate phosphatase — protein MIGGSTEWGDYLTDRLLERIEDLPPDPEPGHYVVIDVMHFSTTVVELLANGAEYVHITEERGDEFAFREANPDACIGGGTTPTYEPADGYDFFNSPSYVQSLDVAGRPVAMTSSNGGRAIDRLLGTDGASVYVGSTTNAAALGQHLRSVDGPVHLLAAGKDGQPATEDTIGALLVGRHLAGVPLEPVEAELFRDQLEYAKGPNYPDKNEVRSSDVREYAMSLSSRDVIPRLDGRRLVDVAS, from the coding sequence GTGATTGGTGGCAGCACCGAGTGGGGTGACTACCTGACGGACCGACTTCTCGAACGCATCGAAGACCTCCCGCCGGACCCGGAGCCGGGGCACTACGTCGTCATCGACGTGATGCACTTCTCGACCACGGTGGTGGAACTCCTGGCCAATGGGGCCGAGTACGTCCACATCACCGAAGAGCGCGGCGACGAGTTCGCCTTCCGCGAGGCGAACCCGGACGCGTGTATCGGTGGTGGGACCACACCGACCTACGAGCCGGCCGACGGCTACGACTTCTTCAATTCGCCGAGCTACGTCCAGTCCCTCGACGTGGCTGGCCGACCCGTGGCGATGACCTCTTCGAACGGCGGCCGCGCCATCGACCGGCTGCTCGGGACCGACGGCGCGAGCGTCTACGTCGGGTCGACGACGAACGCGGCCGCGCTGGGGCAGCACCTCCGATCGGTCGACGGTCCGGTACACCTGCTCGCCGCCGGCAAGGACGGCCAGCCGGCGACCGAGGACACCATCGGGGCATTGCTCGTGGGGCGACACCTCGCCGGCGTCCCGCTCGAGCCGGTCGAAGCCGAGCTCTTCCGGGACCAGCTGGAGTACGCGAAGGGGCCGAACTACCCGGACAAGAACGAGGTTCGAAGCAGTGACGTCCGCGAGTACGCGATGTCGCTGTCGAGTCGGGACGTGATTCCGCGGCTCGACGGTCGTCGTTTGGTCGACGTGGCGAGCTAG
- a CDS encoding ester cyclase has product MATNDSQLIDRYSEIIRDVVDGINDQDLTGFEDYFADDLETEIPYGWSGDYASGYDEFEAMLEDYFMAFPDFTIEAESFTASGDWTFTWLSFAGTHEGSFWGFEPTEKSFATSGFWINRFEDETIVESFGWFDLFDLLTQLGYEFSFDD; this is encoded by the coding sequence ATGGCAACCAACGACTCCCAACTCATCGACCGGTACAGCGAGATCATCCGCGACGTCGTCGACGGCATCAACGACCAGGACCTCACAGGCTTCGAGGACTACTTCGCGGACGACCTGGAGACCGAGATTCCGTACGGCTGGAGCGGCGACTACGCATCGGGCTACGACGAGTTCGAAGCGATGCTCGAGGACTACTTCATGGCGTTCCCGGACTTCACCATCGAAGCCGAGTCCTTCACCGCCAGTGGCGACTGGACGTTCACCTGGCTCTCGTTCGCGGGCACCCACGAGGGGAGCTTCTGGGGGTTCGAACCCACCGAGAAGTCCTTCGCGACCAGCGGCTTCTGGATCAACCGCTTCGAGGACGAGACCATCGTCGAGAGCTTCGGCTGGTTCGACCTGTTCGACCTGCTGACCCAGCTCGGGTACGAGTTCTCCTTCGACGACTGA
- a CDS encoding ABC transporter ATP-binding protein, with amino-acid sequence MTTMIDVTNVRQTYGSVTALDGVSLSVDRGETFGLVGTNGAGKTTLFRLLVGHETPDDGEVQVAGYGADAGVERRRHVGFLPEDAGFEPRLTGREVLTYYARLRDVPADERDHQVQRVLATVGLADAADREVAGYSNGMTRRLGLGTTLLTRPDVLLLDEPTAGLDPEGVADFHDVVRSIAETDMTVVLTSHDLREVEALCDRATILRDGHEVATGPVAELRNAVAAKTTVTCRLASDADPAPAVEAVTNLDGVEPTLENATDRLVVTCPRGDEGAVLDAIRDAVDVAAFEVSGPAFADVFRQHVADDRPANEVFAENGGEAA; translated from the coding sequence ATGACGACGATGATTGACGTGACCAACGTCCGGCAGACGTACGGTTCGGTGACCGCACTCGACGGCGTCTCGCTGTCGGTCGACCGCGGCGAGACGTTCGGGCTCGTCGGCACCAACGGGGCCGGCAAGACCACCCTGTTCCGCCTGCTGGTCGGGCACGAGACGCCCGACGACGGCGAGGTACAGGTCGCCGGTTACGGGGCCGACGCGGGCGTCGAGCGCCGCCGGCACGTCGGGTTCCTGCCCGAGGACGCCGGCTTCGAGCCGCGCCTGACCGGGCGCGAGGTGCTGACCTACTACGCCCGCCTCCGGGACGTGCCGGCCGACGAGCGCGACCACCAGGTCCAGCGGGTGCTCGCGACGGTCGGGCTGGCCGACGCCGCCGACCGCGAGGTGGCGGGGTACTCCAACGGGATGACCCGCCGCCTCGGCCTCGGGACGACCCTGCTCACCCGGCCCGACGTGCTCCTGCTGGACGAGCCGACCGCCGGCCTCGACCCCGAGGGCGTCGCGGACTTCCACGACGTGGTCCGGTCCATCGCCGAGACGGACATGACCGTCGTCCTGACGAGTCACGACCTGCGCGAGGTCGAGGCACTGTGCGACCGCGCGACCATCCTCCGCGACGGCCACGAGGTCGCCACCGGGCCCGTCGCGGAGCTTCGCAACGCGGTCGCAGCCAAGACGACCGTGACCTGCCGGCTCGCGTCCGACGCCGACCCCGCGCCGGCGGTCGAGGCTGTCACGAATCTCGACGGCGTCGAGCCGACCCTCGAGAACGCCACCGACCGACTGGTCGTCACCTGCCCGCGGGGCGACGAGGGTGCAGTCCTCGACGCCATCCGCGACGCGGTCGACGTGGCCGCGTTCGAGGTCAGCGGTCCCGCGTTCGCCGACGTCTTCCGCCAGCACGTCGCGGACGACCGGCCCGCGAACGAGGTCTTCGCGGAGAACGGGGGTGAGGCGGCATGA
- the fdhF gene encoding formate dehydrogenase subunit alpha: MDDRTHEPAHSICPFCGVGCGIEYAPASGKATGWRGPVNRKGEVCPKGVAAYDAVTSDERLTEPLIRGDDSNLHPASWDEAFDRIEREFTEARDQHGPDSCYFIASSNCTNEENYLLQKVARVFGTNNVDNCARLCHSSTVAAMSSRFGAGAMTNTLDDLMEADCFLVVGANPAVNHPVIFRSYLLPAIKQGTTMIHVDPRATETTQAAEHHLPVKPGYDIPLLNAMAAVIVEEGLVDAAFVTERTTEFGPLKQFLAEVDVDSAAEQAGVDPEDLRTAARAYGEADAAAIFTGMGMSQHHCGTANVHALLNLALLTGNVGKRGAGVNPLRGQNNVQGAGDVGALPSVLPGYRPVTDADARAAIAEEWGVEPAAIPAAPGLTEVEATHEMGESVHACYVFGENPAVTEPNQARVREKLQECFLVVHDIFPSETTEFADVVLPGSSWAEKDGTVTNTDRQVMRMRPNTTTPGEARTDLAIIQELGRRLTDDPFEYDSPAQVFTELTRVAPIYGGMRYDDIGDGSLRWPFPAGADAGTDVLHVDRFENGSRTADFRVVEHVAPADPVTEDDLVLTTGRVIEHFNSGAVTRRSDTLTRLRAAGTLQIHPEDAESRGIEDGEPVHVENDRGSLTVAAEVTPAIRRGTVFMTFHDDDPLVNVLTGDTLDPEAKIPEYKHSAVRVEVEPCN; the protein is encoded by the coding sequence ATGGACGACCGTACCCACGAGCCCGCCCACAGCATCTGTCCGTTCTGCGGGGTCGGCTGCGGCATCGAGTACGCCCCCGCCTCGGGGAAGGCGACCGGCTGGCGCGGCCCGGTCAACCGGAAGGGCGAGGTGTGTCCGAAGGGGGTCGCCGCCTACGACGCGGTCACGAGCGACGAGCGCCTGACGGAACCCCTCATTCGCGGGGACGACAGCAACCTCCACCCGGCGAGCTGGGACGAGGCGTTCGACCGTATCGAGCGGGAGTTCACCGAGGCCCGCGACCAGCACGGACCAGATTCGTGCTACTTCATCGCCTCCTCGAACTGCACGAACGAGGAGAACTACCTGCTCCAGAAGGTCGCCCGGGTGTTCGGTACCAACAACGTCGACAACTGCGCCCGGCTCTGTCACTCCTCGACGGTCGCCGCGATGAGTTCGCGCTTCGGCGCGGGCGCGATGACGAACACCCTGGACGATCTCATGGAAGCAGATTGCTTCCTCGTCGTGGGCGCGAACCCGGCGGTGAACCACCCGGTCATCTTCCGGTCGTACCTCCTGCCAGCCATCAAGCAGGGCACGACGATGATACACGTCGACCCGCGGGCGACCGAGACCACGCAGGCCGCCGAGCACCACCTGCCGGTGAAACCGGGGTACGACATCCCGCTGCTGAACGCGATGGCTGCCGTCATCGTCGAGGAGGGGCTGGTCGACGCCGCCTTCGTCACCGAGCGGACCACCGAGTTCGGCCCGCTCAAACAGTTCCTCGCCGAGGTCGACGTGGATTCGGCGGCCGAACAGGCAGGCGTCGACCCCGAGGACCTCAGAACTGCGGCGCGGGCCTACGGCGAGGCCGACGCGGCCGCCATCTTCACCGGGATGGGGATGAGCCAGCACCACTGCGGGACCGCCAACGTCCACGCCCTGCTCAACCTCGCGCTCCTGACCGGGAACGTCGGTAAGCGAGGGGCCGGCGTGAACCCGCTCCGGGGTCAGAACAACGTGCAGGGCGCGGGTGACGTGGGTGCGCTCCCGTCGGTCCTGCCCGGCTATCGCCCCGTCACCGACGCCGACGCCCGCGCCGCCATCGCGGAGGAGTGGGGTGTCGAACCGGCTGCGATTCCAGCGGCACCCGGACTGACCGAGGTCGAGGCGACCCACGAGATGGGCGAGTCGGTCCACGCCTGCTACGTCTTCGGGGAGAATCCAGCCGTGACAGAACCGAACCAGGCTCGCGTCCGCGAGAAGCTCCAAGAGTGCTTCCTCGTCGTCCACGACATCTTCCCGAGCGAGACGACCGAGTTCGCCGACGTGGTCCTCCCCGGGAGTTCGTGGGCCGAGAAGGACGGAACCGTCACGAACACCGACCGGCAGGTCATGCGGATGCGCCCGAACACGACCACGCCCGGCGAGGCCCGCACCGACCTCGCCATCATCCAGGAGCTCGGCCGCAGGCTCACCGACGACCCCTTCGAGTACGACAGTCCAGCGCAGGTCTTCACGGAACTCACCCGCGTCGCACCAATCTACGGCGGGATGCGGTACGACGACATCGGCGACGGGAGCCTGCGCTGGCCGTTCCCCGCAGGCGCGGATGCTGGGACCGACGTGCTCCACGTCGACCGGTTCGAGAACGGGTCCAGAACCGCCGACTTCCGGGTGGTCGAACACGTCGCCCCGGCGGACCCCGTCACGGAGGACGACCTCGTGCTCACCACGGGCCGCGTCATCGAACACTTCAACAGCGGCGCGGTCACCCGCCGGTCCGACACCCTCACGCGCCTCCGGGCCGCCGGCACGCTCCAGATACACCCCGAGGACGCCGAATCGAGGGGTATCGAGGACGGCGAACCCGTCCACGTCGAGAACGACCGGGGCTCGCTCACCGTGGCCGCCGAGGTGACGCCGGCCATCCGCCGTGGGACGGTATTCATGACGTTCCACGACGATGACCCACTCGTGAACGTGCTCACCGGCGACACCCTGGACCCCGAGGCGAAGATTCCCGAATACAAGCACAGCGCGGTCCGCGTGGAGGTCGAACCGTGCAACTGA
- a CDS encoding molybdenum cofactor guanylyltransferase: MTGTRAGLVLAGGFSTRFGEGDKAVADYDGEPMVRRVVRRVGEVTDGVVVNCRAEQVPALRAALSGYPRVALAVDPVPDRGPMAGIWAGLRAIRAPYTAVVACDMPLVDSGFLDLLFERAAGADGALVRTDDGWFQTTQAVYRTDAMQAACERVLGGDDARILAALDGLDIEEIAEDAVPDMATFTDVNEASELR; the protein is encoded by the coding sequence ATGACCGGGACACGGGCCGGCCTCGTCCTCGCCGGCGGCTTCTCGACGCGCTTCGGCGAGGGTGACAAGGCCGTCGCCGACTACGACGGGGAGCCGATGGTCCGCCGGGTGGTTCGTCGGGTGGGCGAGGTGACCGACGGGGTGGTCGTGAACTGCCGGGCCGAACAGGTGCCGGCGCTCCGGGCCGCACTCTCGGGCTACCCGCGGGTCGCGCTCGCGGTCGACCCGGTGCCGGACCGGGGGCCGATGGCTGGTATCTGGGCGGGCCTGCGAGCGATTCGCGCGCCCTACACCGCGGTCGTCGCCTGCGACATGCCACTGGTCGATTCTGGATTTCTCGACCTGCTGTTCGAGCGGGCAGCCGGAGCTGATGGCGCGCTGGTCCGGACCGACGACGGCTGGTTCCAGACGACGCAGGCGGTGTACCGCACCGATGCGATGCAGGCCGCCTGCGAGCGGGTTCTCGGTGGGGACGACGCACGGATTCTCGCGGCGCTCGACGGGCTGGACATCGAAGAGATAGCGGAGGACGCGGTGCCCGACATGGCCACCTTCACCGACGTGAACGAAGCGTCCGAACTTCGCTAG
- a CDS encoding AIR synthase family protein, translating into MSDRGKIDRDFFDQYIYPNLGAERDDVAVGPRHGVDFGVLDAGGTAVVTATDPISILPDLGWERAARFALGVVLADVAVSGIPPSHLAIEFSLPPEMTDEAFAAVWTTMDEELDALGTSVLTGHTARYHGCSFPWVGGATVMGVGDHDEVIRPDGARPGDHLLITHGPAVEAAALFANLYPDQLQDAGADVDLDTLADRLPETGHVRDALLAAASGPVTAMHDATECGLHGALVELAETAGVAIEFDPEAVPVADDVRAVCDALDMDPRASTTSGTLLIAVRPEGVDDVLAALRERGTPVADAGRIRAGTGVSVDGEHLSHPEEDPAWRAYAELAAAADGSDD; encoded by the coding sequence ATGAGCGACCGTGGGAAGATCGACCGCGACTTTTTCGACCAGTACATCTACCCGAACCTGGGTGCCGAACGAGACGACGTGGCGGTCGGCCCGCGCCACGGTGTCGACTTCGGCGTGCTGGACGCCGGTGGGACCGCGGTCGTGACCGCCACGGACCCCATCTCCATCCTCCCCGACCTCGGGTGGGAGCGCGCCGCCAGATTCGCGCTCGGCGTCGTCCTCGCGGACGTGGCCGTCTCGGGGATTCCACCGAGTCACCTCGCCATCGAGTTCTCGCTGCCGCCGGAGATGACCGATGAGGCGTTCGCGGCGGTGTGGACGACGATGGACGAGGAACTCGACGCACTCGGGACCTCGGTGCTGACCGGCCACACCGCCCGCTATCACGGCTGCTCGTTCCCGTGGGTCGGCGGGGCGACGGTCATGGGCGTGGGCGACCACGACGAGGTGATCCGGCCGGACGGTGCTCGACCGGGTGACCATCTGCTGATAACCCACGGTCCTGCGGTCGAGGCCGCGGCGCTGTTCGCGAATCTGTACCCCGACCAGCTCCAGGACGCCGGCGCAGATGTCGACCTCGACACCCTCGCCGACCGCCTCCCCGAAACCGGCCACGTCAGAGATGCGCTGCTCGCGGCTGCGTCAGGGCCAGTGACGGCGATGCACGACGCGACCGAGTGCGGCCTCCACGGCGCGCTGGTCGAACTCGCCGAGACCGCCGGCGTCGCCATCGAGTTCGACCCCGAGGCGGTGCCGGTTGCCGACGACGTGCGAGCGGTCTGTGATGCTCTCGACATGGACCCCCGGGCGTCGACCACCTCCGGCACGCTCCTCATCGCGGTCCGTCCCGAGGGCGTCGACGACGTGCTCGCGGCGCTCCGGGAGCGCGGAACACCCGTCGCCGACGCTGGTCGGATTCGTGCCGGAACGGGTGTCTCCGTCGACGGTGAGCACCTCAGCCACCCAGAAGAGGACCCAGCGTGGCGGGCGTACGCCGAGTTGGCAGCGGCTGCAGACGGTAGTGACGACTAG